From the Bacillus tuaregi genome, one window contains:
- the comGF gene encoding competence type IV pilus minor pilin ComGF: MKQLRSQGFTFLEMLIAFSTFLIIVSLFPLFFQMLLQNGFVEERLQRMEWEVFAAQVKKEVRMCDSLTVENNRLILKINNESIMYESYGTDIRRRVDLKGHEVMLQNMNKVVFDKVKKGVRISVEDQFKQMESVIIRAIVDEDGLYGP, encoded by the coding sequence ATGAAACAACTCCGTAGCCAAGGCTTTACTTTTCTTGAGATGCTAATCGCATTCTCTACCTTTCTCATTATCGTTTCATTATTTCCTTTATTTTTTCAAATGCTGTTACAAAATGGGTTTGTGGAGGAACGCTTACAGAGGATGGAGTGGGAGGTGTTTGCTGCTCAGGTGAAAAAGGAAGTGCGGATGTGTGACAGTTTGACCGTTGAAAATAACAGACTCATTTTAAAGATAAACAATGAAAGCATTATGTATGAAAGTTACGGAACGGATATTCGTAGAAGAGTGGATCTAAAAGGACATGAAGTTATGCTGCAGAATATGAATAAAGTAGTGTTTGATAAGGTGAAAAAGGGGGTGAGGATATCAGTAGAGGATCAATTCAAACAAATGGAGTCTGTGATAATTCGAGCAATTGTAGATGAGGATGGTTTATATGGTCCGTAA
- the comGG gene encoding competence type IV pilus minor pilin ComGG: MVRNQHGFTYPLTLCILILFSTVLMIYTEQYLTEKRMLIETEYIQKQDYYIVNAMKIIEKTLSEHGKTNNTGTINFYDGQVSYVLLDLTDQLWEIRINLKTGIEHREFTGYAYYDFELKKMIKWVERN; the protein is encoded by the coding sequence ATGGTCCGTAATCAGCATGGTTTTACGTATCCGTTGACGTTATGTATCCTGATATTGTTTTCAACTGTCTTAATGATCTATACGGAACAATACCTCACAGAAAAAAGGATGCTGATTGAAACGGAATACATTCAAAAACAAGATTATTACATCGTAAATGCAATGAAAATAATTGAAAAAACCTTATCAGAGCACGGAAAGACAAACAACACGGGTACAATTAATTTTTATGATGGACAGGTTTCCTATGTACTACTGGATTTAACGGATCAGTTATGGGAAATAAGAATCAATCTTAAGACAGGTATTGAACATCGTGAGTTCACTGGCTATGCCTATTATGATTTTGAATTAAAGAAAATGATTAAATGGGTGGAAAGAAATTAA
- the comGD gene encoding competence type IV pilus minor pilin ComGD, with translation MESKQSGFTLIEILIVLSIFLIISSITSIFLKPQYLWYEKERFFSQFKADILYTQQYAISHQKQLSLHIFPKEKRYTVKEKTTGKSVIERELPQSIQIEKGTLATPGLAYMIIEFSPNGRLNRFGNFYFLVDYERYKITFQIGAGRFYVVKE, from the coding sequence TTGGAAAGTAAGCAATCAGGCTTTACTCTTATTGAAATTCTAATCGTATTAAGTATTTTTTTAATCATCTCTTCTATTACCTCCATTTTCTTAAAGCCACAATATTTATGGTATGAAAAGGAGCGTTTCTTTTCCCAATTTAAAGCGGATATTCTATATACACAGCAATATGCGATATCACATCAAAAGCAACTATCACTGCACATTTTTCCAAAAGAAAAGCGTTATACAGTTAAAGAAAAAACAACTGGTAAATCTGTTATAGAGCGTGAACTACCGCAATCGATTCAAATAGAAAAAGGAACATTAGCAACACCAGGGCTTGCCTATATGATCATTGAGTTTTCACCGAATGGCAGATTAAATCGATTTGGAAACTTTTATTTTCTAGTTGATTATGAGCGCTACAAAATTACCTTTCAAATTGGAGCGGGAAGATTTTATGTGGTTAAGGAATAA
- a CDS encoding class I SAM-dependent methyltransferase translates to MNNFLINYINEAPLKMISYAEYMNLVLYHPSLGYYMKEQEKIGRNGDFITSSNIADIMGKTFAKWFASLVKNQDISPHFCELGAGNGRFAEAFLQEWYARENPQLTYTIIEKSPFHIKLQKEKFKKEWHVQYCEAVNDLKDFSGMFFSNELFDALPVHVVMKQQDCLYEIMVGVENGNLIEVPCPLSNPIIIAFIEEHMITIPEGHRIEIPLLMEEMFSRLDQVLQKGMIVTIDYGYTNEEWQEPIRKEGSLRGYYQHRLIRNVLEHPGDMDITSHIHWDALENIGYKYGINTIERKRQDEFLLAIGILDQLESHQDLNPFSEVNKRNRAIRSLIMPSGMSTSFQVLVQRKKE, encoded by the coding sequence ATGAATAATTTTCTTATTAATTATATTAATGAAGCACCACTGAAAATGATTTCATATGCCGAATACATGAATCTAGTACTATATCATCCTAGCCTTGGTTATTATATGAAAGAGCAGGAGAAGATAGGGCGTAACGGTGATTTTATTACATCAAGTAATATAGCTGACATTATGGGTAAAACCTTTGCCAAGTGGTTTGCAAGCCTAGTAAAGAATCAAGACATCTCACCTCATTTTTGCGAACTTGGGGCAGGAAATGGCCGGTTTGCCGAAGCTTTTTTACAGGAATGGTATGCTAGAGAAAATCCACAGCTAACTTATACAATTATTGAAAAGAGTCCATTTCATATTAAGCTTCAAAAGGAAAAATTTAAAAAGGAATGGCATGTCCAATATTGTGAAGCTGTGAATGATTTGAAGGACTTTTCAGGTATGTTTTTTTCGAATGAATTATTTGATGCACTGCCCGTACATGTGGTGATGAAGCAGCAAGATTGCTTGTACGAAATAATGGTTGGTGTTGAAAATGGGAACTTGATTGAAGTACCCTGTCCGCTTTCCAATCCAATTATTATTGCCTTTATTGAAGAGCATATGATTACGATTCCCGAGGGGCATCGTATCGAGATTCCCCTTCTTATGGAGGAGATGTTCTCAAGGCTGGATCAGGTATTACAAAAAGGGATGATTGTAACCATTGATTATGGGTACACAAATGAAGAGTGGCAGGAACCAATCAGAAAGGAGGGCAGCCTAAGGGGCTATTATCAGCACAGGCTGATTCGAAATGTATTGGAGCATCCTGGTGACATGGACATTACCAGCCATATACATTGGGATGCACTCGAAAATATTGGCTATAAGTATGGAATCAATACCATCGAAAGAAAACGTCAAGATGAATTTCTGCTTGCAATCGGGATATTAGACCAGCTCGAAAGTCATCAGGACCTCAATCCCTTTTCGGAAGTAAATAAACGAAATCGAGCTATCCGCAGCTTAATAATGCCCTCCGGCATGAGTACGTCCTTTCAAGTATTAGTACAACGAAAGAAAGAATAG
- the comGB gene encoding competence type IV pilus assembly protein ComGB: MKKNKWTLQEQASFLKMIGELLIRGYPLAEALDSATYHLPRTRHVELKECLYGLKEGYPFYIMLRKLEFNEHVIGYVYFAEQHGSLAMAFLEGSKMLQKRATNLSRIKKLLSYPLFLVLTTIMLFFFVQKYLLPQFSSLFTSMKLKTNLFTRVIYSTGEVFPLLIVFFLLLLIGLILYYLPRYRKNSAIDQKQLLMRIPVVAGLLRLFYTHYFSVQLGFLLEGGLSVNESLTIFEQNENQPFYRQLGGEMKQLLISGEKLEDILRSYAFFEQELPMVVKHGQDNGKLAEELQFFSGQCMHSLEEKMDNLMKKIQPVLYGFIGLLIISMYLAVLLPMFHLMNGL; this comes from the coding sequence ATGAAAAAAAATAAATGGACACTACAAGAACAGGCAAGCTTCTTGAAAATGATAGGAGAGCTTTTGATTAGGGGCTACCCGCTTGCGGAAGCCCTGGATTCGGCCACATACCATCTACCGAGAACTCGTCATGTAGAATTGAAGGAATGTTTGTACGGCTTAAAGGAGGGATATCCATTTTATATCATGCTTCGCAAGCTTGAATTTAATGAGCACGTCATTGGGTATGTTTATTTTGCTGAACAGCATGGCAGTTTGGCTATGGCGTTTCTCGAAGGCAGTAAAATGCTGCAGAAAAGAGCGACAAACCTATCGAGAATTAAAAAGCTTTTAAGCTACCCGCTTTTTCTAGTACTAACGACTATTATGTTATTTTTCTTTGTCCAAAAATATTTACTTCCACAATTTTCTTCACTCTTTACCTCGATGAAATTGAAAACCAATCTATTTACAAGAGTCATTTATTCTACCGGAGAAGTATTTCCGCTTCTCATTGTTTTCTTCCTCCTCTTATTGATCGGCTTGATTCTCTATTATTTGCCAAGGTATAGAAAAAACTCAGCAATAGACCAAAAGCAGTTATTAATGAGAATTCCAGTTGTCGCAGGTCTTTTGCGGTTGTTTTATACTCATTACTTTTCGGTTCAATTAGGTTTTTTGCTTGAAGGGGGTCTTTCTGTCAATGAGTCACTGACCATCTTTGAGCAAAATGAGAACCAGCCCTTTTACAGACAGCTTGGAGGAGAAATGAAACAGTTGTTAATATCAGGTGAGAAATTAGAGGATATCCTCAGGAGCTATGCTTTCTTTGAACAGGAACTTCCTATGGTCGTCAAGCATGGACAGGATAATGGAAAGCTTGCTGAGGAACTACAGTTTTTTTCTGGCCAATGTATGCACAGCCTGGAGGAAAAAATGGACAATCTGATGAAAAAAATCCAGCCTGTTTTGTACGGCTTTATCGGATTATTAATAATTTCAATGTATTTAGCCGTCTTATTACCAATGTTCCACCTAATGAATGGACTATAA
- the comGC gene encoding competence type IV pilus major pilin ComGC: MLKNQKGFTLIEMMIVLLVISILLMITVPNVTKNNSTINQKGCDAYLKMVEGQVQAYKMEKHQYPTVTDLVTEKYIAETKCPVGKEILISAEGVVSLGK, from the coding sequence ATGTTAAAAAATCAAAAAGGCTTTACCTTAATTGAAATGATGATTGTTCTATTAGTTATCTCTATCTTACTTATGATAACGGTGCCGAATGTAACAAAAAATAACTCAACCATCAATCAAAAAGGCTGTGACGCGTACTTGAAAATGGTTGAAGGACAAGTACAGGCATATAAAATGGAAAAACACCAATATCCAACGGTAACTGACTTGGTTACTGAGAAATATATTGCAGAAACAAAATGTCCAGTAGGAAAAGAGATTCTGATTTCAGCTGAAGGCGTTGTCTCCCTTGGAAAGTAA
- a CDS encoding DEAD/DEAH box helicase — MTVQIEFDHSWQDEFMTRMDHDGPWGNWDLYKLAVEVEKHTVIPDFEGLLAPKHLSHLTPLPHQLEVAKQVVENMNGKAILADEVGLGKTIEAGLILKEYMIRGLVKKVLILVPASLVSQWAMELNSKFYIPAVAQRKSYVWEQCDVVISSIDTAKRSPHREIIYEQDYDLIIIDEAHKLKNNKTKNYEFVQNLKKKFCLLLTATPIQNRISEIFNLVSLLKPGHLGNESDFYDKYKKDSRSLDDDEHLKELVNKVMIRNRRADTGIEWTKRIVETIPIEFSPQERELYETICLLGGKSDTVNKSQFSVMTLQREACSSREAVYFTLKNMLQKEENSSPLLQEQIQYLINKVEAVQSNAKAEKALELIKEINDKVIIFTEYRATQLYLQWILKQHGITSVPFRGGFKRGKKDWMRELFKNNAQVLIATEAGGEGINLQFCHHIINFDLPWNPMRLEQRIGRIHRLGQEKDVKIYNFAIKDTVEDHVLKLLYEKIHLFEKVIGELDDILTKLEFGNVEEHLIDIFNYSASEGEMKIKMDNLTSMIQFAQEMKGGDRHAATGNS; from the coding sequence ATGACGGTGCAAATAGAGTTTGATCATTCATGGCAAGATGAATTTATGACGAGAATGGATCATGACGGACCATGGGGTAATTGGGACTTATATAAATTAGCTGTTGAGGTGGAAAAGCATACTGTCATTCCAGATTTTGAAGGACTGCTTGCACCAAAGCATTTATCCCATTTAACACCACTTCCACACCAACTTGAGGTCGCAAAGCAGGTCGTTGAAAACATGAATGGTAAAGCCATCCTAGCTGATGAAGTCGGTCTTGGGAAAACTATTGAAGCCGGTCTTATATTAAAAGAATACATGATTAGAGGTTTAGTTAAAAAAGTCCTTATTTTAGTTCCGGCCTCCTTAGTTTCACAATGGGCCATGGAATTAAATAGTAAATTTTATATTCCTGCTGTTGCCCAGCGGAAAAGTTATGTTTGGGAGCAATGTGATGTCGTGATTTCATCAATTGATACAGCCAAACGCTCTCCGCATAGAGAAATTATTTACGAGCAGGATTATGACCTTATCATCATTGATGAAGCCCATAAATTGAAGAATAATAAAACAAAAAACTATGAGTTCGTGCAGAACTTAAAAAAGAAGTTCTGTCTGCTATTAACAGCCACTCCGATTCAAAATCGAATCAGTGAAATATTTAACCTTGTTTCCTTATTAAAACCAGGCCATCTAGGCAATGAGTCGGATTTTTATGACAAATATAAAAAGGATTCCCGTTCATTAGATGATGATGAACATTTAAAAGAACTAGTCAATAAAGTTATGATTCGAAATCGCCGCGCAGATACTGGCATCGAATGGACAAAGCGAATTGTCGAAACAATCCCAATTGAATTCTCTCCACAGGAAAGGGAACTATACGAAACTATATGTTTATTAGGCGGAAAAAGTGACACAGTAAATAAAAGTCAGTTTTCAGTCATGACTTTGCAAAGAGAGGCCTGCAGTAGCAGAGAAGCAGTCTATTTCACCTTGAAAAACATGCTGCAAAAGGAGGAAAATTCCTCCCCATTATTACAGGAGCAAATCCAGTACCTGATTAATAAGGTGGAAGCAGTACAATCCAATGCGAAAGCGGAAAAAGCATTGGAGCTCATCAAAGAGATTAATGATAAAGTTATTATTTTTACCGAATATCGGGCAACACAGCTCTATTTACAATGGATTCTTAAGCAACACGGTATAACCTCCGTTCCGTTCAGAGGCGGTTTTAAACGAGGCAAGAAGGATTGGATGAGAGAATTATTCAAAAACAACGCTCAAGTTCTGATTGCAACCGAAGCCGGCGGAGAAGGAATAAACCTGCAGTTTTGTCACCATATTATCAATTTTGATTTGCCATGGAATCCGATGCGACTTGAACAGCGTATAGGTAGAATTCATCGTCTTGGTCAAGAAAAAGATGTTAAAATCTATAACTTTGCGATAAAGGACACGGTTGAAGATCATGTGTTAAAGCTGTTATATGAAAAAATTCACCTTTTCGAAAAGGTCATTGGCGAGCTCGACGATATCCTAACGAAATTAGAATTCGGAAACGTCGAAGAGCATCTCATCGATATTTTCAACTATTCCGCATCAGAGGGTGAAATGAAGATTAAAATGGATAACCTCACCTCAATGATTCAATTTGCCCAAGAAATGAAAGGTGGAGACAGGCATGCAGCAACAGGAAATTCATGA
- a CDS encoding helix-turn-helix transcriptional regulator, with product MEQTLKITNVLSDPTRYYIYQYITRRHQEVTVQEIADNFNIHPNVARLHLTKLEDVNMLVSETKKTGKGGRPSRLYRLSNDVIQLHFPYRDYQLLSKITMETMASLGEAGQKALYETGKRFGLELIEQELSKNMQSVENLSFEQKLNIIRNAASLAGLSPDFQPNEDKTKVYFQIFNCPFKEVAVDHMENVCQMHAQFLKGMFEALFNEIELIEGDNLIAGCEACSYNAKIIG from the coding sequence GTGGAACAAACATTAAAAATAACGAATGTACTATCCGATCCAACTCGTTACTATATTTATCAATATATTACGAGAAGACACCAAGAAGTAACAGTACAAGAAATAGCTGATAACTTTAATATCCATCCAAACGTTGCCCGACTTCACTTAACAAAACTTGAAGATGTCAACATGCTTGTATCTGAAACGAAAAAGACCGGTAAAGGCGGAAGACCAAGCAGACTATATCGCCTATCAAATGATGTTATTCAGCTTCATTTCCCATACCGTGACTATCAGCTCCTATCAAAAATCACAATGGAAACGATGGCTTCACTGGGCGAAGCTGGACAAAAAGCTCTTTATGAAACTGGGAAACGCTTTGGACTTGAATTGATCGAGCAGGAATTATCGAAAAATATGCAAAGTGTTGAGAATTTATCCTTTGAGCAAAAGTTGAATATTATTCGAAATGCGGCTTCATTAGCGGGACTATCTCCTGATTTCCAACCAAATGAAGATAAAACAAAAGTTTATTTTCAAATTTTCAACTGTCCGTTTAAAGAAGTAGCGGTAGATCACATGGAAAACGTATGTCAAATGCATGCCCAATTTTTAAAAGGGATGTTCGAGGCGCTATTTAATGAAATTGAATTAATTGAAGGAGATAATTTAATTGCCGGCTGTGAAGCCTGCAGCTATAATGCCAAAATTATTGGCTAA
- a CDS encoding MBL fold metallo-hydrolase: MEWIQMPLGQMQTNCYVLIKEDSTCLIVDPGSEGEKLISFLRERKLKPVAIVLTHAHFDHIGAVDRIRDEYQIPAYVHENEKEWLSSPSLNLGQVVAREAEYTLTGEQELTIESYTFQLFETPGHSPGSVSLYFRDTGLVLVGDALFNGSIGRTDLPGSNHQDLLNSLHEKLLTLPEETTVLPGHGPVTTIGKEMNSNPFLNGF; encoded by the coding sequence ATGGAATGGATACAAATGCCGCTTGGACAGATGCAGACAAATTGTTATGTGTTAATAAAGGAAGATTCAACCTGTCTCATTGTTGACCCAGGTAGTGAAGGAGAAAAGCTGATTAGCTTTCTTCGTGAACGAAAGCTAAAGCCAGTTGCCATCGTGCTGACACATGCTCATTTTGATCATATTGGAGCTGTTGATCGTATTAGGGATGAGTACCAAATCCCAGCTTATGTACATGAAAATGAAAAGGAATGGCTGTCATCACCATCGTTAAATTTGGGCCAAGTAGTTGCACGGGAGGCTGAATATACTTTGACCGGAGAACAGGAGCTAACGATTGAGTCCTACACGTTCCAGCTCTTCGAGACACCAGGTCATTCACCGGGGAGTGTGTCACTGTATTTTAGGGACACAGGCCTTGTATTGGTTGGTGACGCATTGTTTAACGGCAGTATTGGTCGGACAGATTTACCAGGCAGTAATCATCAAGATTTGCTGAACAGTCTTCATGAAAAGCTTTTAACACTACCGGAAGAAACCACTGTTTTACCTGGTCATGGCCCTGTTACAACCATTGGCAAAGAAATGAATTCAAATCCTTTTCTAAATGGATTCTAA
- a CDS encoding YqzE family protein produces the protein MKTNDYVKYVTQTVVQYIDQPKDERRKLRQEKKDRRATFMYRWFGIIPYVLMLKLRERKEQKLREAE, from the coding sequence ATGAAGACGAATGATTATGTAAAATACGTGACGCAAACCGTTGTGCAATATATTGATCAACCAAAGGATGAGCGCCGCAAGCTCCGACAGGAAAAGAAAGACCGTAGAGCAACCTTTATGTACAGATGGTTTGGAATCATTCCATATGTACTGATGTTGAAATTAAGAGAGAGAAAAGAACAGAAATTACGAGAAGCAGAATAG
- the comGA gene encoding competence type IV pilus ATPase ComGA: MSLIEKLADRIITEAVRSHASDIHIIPRRNDTLVQLRISNRLVPKIQLPKEECDRLISHFKFTASMDIGERRRPQSGACSFMIDGKMIGLRLSTLPASHNESLVIRILPQQEHIPSFQISLFPSMTRKLLALLQHSHGLIILTGPTGSGKTSTLYALLNETSHIYNRNVITLEDPIEKESDLVLQVQVNEKAGITYTTGLKAILRHDPDIIMVGEIRDAETAKIAVRAALTGHLVLTTMHTRDAKGAVYRLIEFGVSQQEIDQTLVAITAQRLVELACPFCSGQCSPSCFGYERPKRASVFELLSGRDLRAAIGEMRGEQMKPRYKTLKEEIRKGVALGYIKENEFARWVFTNEKK; this comes from the coding sequence TTGAGCTTAATTGAAAAATTGGCTGACAGAATCATCACTGAAGCTGTTAGAAGCCACGCAAGCGATATCCACATTATCCCCCGCAGAAATGATACCCTCGTTCAACTGCGCATATCAAACAGATTAGTCCCTAAAATTCAACTGCCAAAAGAAGAATGTGACCGTTTAATCTCTCATTTTAAATTTACAGCATCCATGGATATTGGTGAAAGAAGACGACCACAAAGCGGTGCCTGTTCATTCATGATTGATGGAAAAATGATTGGTCTCCGGTTGTCGACTCTACCAGCTAGTCATAATGAAAGCCTCGTGATTCGAATACTTCCTCAACAGGAACATATTCCTTCCTTTCAAATTTCACTGTTTCCTTCTATGACTAGAAAATTATTAGCTCTATTACAGCATTCCCACGGTCTAATCATTTTGACCGGACCGACAGGCAGCGGTAAAACCTCGACCCTATACGCTTTATTAAATGAAACCTCACATATTTATAATCGAAATGTCATTACATTAGAAGATCCCATTGAAAAAGAAAGTGATTTAGTTCTGCAGGTTCAGGTGAATGAAAAAGCTGGTATCACCTATACAACCGGCCTTAAAGCAATCCTGAGACATGATCCAGATATTATTATGGTGGGAGAAATCCGTGATGCTGAAACGGCTAAAATTGCAGTAAGGGCTGCACTTACAGGTCATTTAGTATTAACAACCATGCATACGAGGGATGCAAAGGGAGCCGTATACAGACTCATAGAATTTGGTGTGAGTCAACAGGAGATTGATCAAACCCTTGTCGCCATTACTGCTCAAAGATTGGTAGAATTAGCCTGTCCATTTTGTTCAGGGCAGTGCTCACCCTCCTGTTTTGGGTATGAGCGTCCGAAAAGGGCCAGTGTTTTTGAACTTTTATCTGGCCGAGACTTAAGAGCTGCCATAGGGGAGATGCGCGGTGAACAAATGAAACCTCGCTATAAAACATTAAAGGAGGAAATTCGTAAGGGCGTGGCACTTGGTTATATTAAAGAAAATGAATTTGCTAGATGGGTATTTACAAATGAAAAAAAATAA
- a CDS encoding YqhG family protein — MQQQEIHEFLERYFLANDCEIKENKAGYMTVQLTVDLDKELMNRPFYWHYLEKTGGMPNPMCLTFITDPKRASDSVKGETIHFGSPRLHQIFQSTKKLAGFIRLYENGPTTAGQQTPLKPWICLNVKVSYQCDRKRDVFQSIGLQLINGQIVEDFHHQLLELPLTPKIPDYSFTLSPLIMPKSGLKRIENYLITKIEAENHSWADDARIRWQKDLHLLEHFYKDIDEKEDSYAIEKLALKDQYEPNIHISIINGGIFYLRS, encoded by the coding sequence ATGCAGCAACAGGAAATTCATGAATTTCTCGAACGATATTTCCTTGCAAACGATTGTGAAATCAAGGAAAACAAGGCAGGCTATATGACCGTTCAATTAACGGTTGACCTGGACAAAGAGCTAATGAACCGCCCTTTCTACTGGCATTATCTTGAAAAAACCGGAGGAATGCCAAACCCAATGTGTCTAACTTTCATAACAGACCCAAAGCGGGCATCTGACAGTGTAAAAGGGGAGACCATTCATTTTGGCTCGCCACGACTCCACCAAATTTTTCAATCAACCAAGAAATTAGCAGGCTTTATTCGCCTCTATGAAAATGGTCCAACAACTGCCGGACAACAAACGCCATTAAAGCCGTGGATTTGTTTAAATGTGAAGGTGTCCTATCAGTGTGATCGAAAAAGGGATGTATTCCAGTCTATTGGTCTTCAGCTTATTAACGGACAAATAGTTGAAGACTTTCATCATCAGCTTCTGGAGCTTCCATTAACACCAAAAATTCCAGACTATTCTTTTACACTTTCTCCCCTGATTATGCCGAAAAGCGGTTTAAAACGGATTGAGAATTATTTAATCACTAAAATAGAAGCTGAAAATCATTCATGGGCAGACGATGCAAGAATACGTTGGCAGAAGGATTTACATTTATTAGAGCATTTCTATAAGGATATCGACGAAAAAGAAGATAGCTATGCAATTGAAAAGCTTGCGCTTAAGGATCAATATGAACCCAATATTCACATTTCCATTATTAATGGCGGGATATTTTACCTCCGCAGTTAA
- a CDS encoding DUF2626 domain-containing protein codes for MERMYRVLGFWTGIFAVMFYLGDMYTTSLIFFGQTGFFLLLSYLKLTERMYIYIFGAYLTVFFIGFTYWTTFMMIPGMGQH; via the coding sequence TTGGAACGAATGTATCGAGTATTAGGCTTTTGGACGGGCATTTTTGCAGTTATGTTTTATTTAGGGGATATGTATACGACGTCCTTAATATTCTTCGGTCAAACAGGGTTCTTTCTGCTTCTCAGCTATTTAAAACTTACTGAGCGTATGTACATTTACATTTTTGGAGCTTACTTAACAGTCTTTTTCATCGGTTTTACATACTGGACAACCTTTATGATGATTCCAGGTATGGGCCAACATTAA